In a single window of the Papaver somniferum cultivar HN1 chromosome 8, ASM357369v1, whole genome shotgun sequence genome:
- the LOC113304692 gene encoding probable purine permease 5 isoform X2 produces MEMDPSLAPDHPQLSYSILPRHETKEDGSPEPSLSLLDQLSRFKTMACEAYTRKPASYWVLLVLSIGSMLVAFPASSLLSRLYFANGGKSKWIISWVSVAGWPLTALYLLPSYIFLKIQPTPLTFKLTLSYICFRVFKCCGYAYAYAYLPASTASLLASSSLVFSTIFGYFIVKNKIKVSTLNAIVIITAAVVLIGLDSDSDRFGNVSDSQYTLGFIWDIVGSALHGLIFADSYLRTQSWFL; encoded by the exons ATGGAGATGGATCCCTCACTCGCACCAG ATCATCCCCAATTGTCTTACAGCATCCTACCTAGGCATG AAACAAAGGAGGATGGATCACCAGAACCTTCTCTTTCGTTGCTGGACCAGCTTTCTAGATTTAAAACCATGGCATGTGAAGCATACACAAGGAAGCCAGCCTCATACTGGGTTCTACTAGTTCTAAGCATTGGATCAATGCTTGTTGCTTTTCCAGCATCGAGTCTCCTATCTCGTCTCTATTTTGCTAATGGTGGAAAAAGCAAATGGATAATTTCATGGGTTTCAGTTGCTGGGTGGCCTCTAACCGCTCTATACTTGCTTCCAtcatatatttttcttaaaattCAGCCAACGCCTCTCACGTTCAAGCTCACTCTCTCTTAtatttgttttagggtttttaagtgCTGCGGATATGCATATGCTTACGCCTATCTGCCTGCATCAACTGCTTCTCTTTTAGCTTCTTCTTCCCTGGTTTTCTCTACCATTTTTGGCTATTTCATAGTTAAGAACAAAATAAAAGTATCCACGTTAAATGCCATTGTGATCATAACTGCGGCAGTTGTTCTTATCGGTTTAGATTCAGATTCAGATAGATTTGGTAACGTCAGTGACAGCCAATATACATTGGGCTTCATATGGGATATTGTGGGATCAGCTCTTCATGGACTCATATTTGCGGACTCATATTTGCGGACTCAGAGTTGGTTTTTGTGA
- the LOC113304692 gene encoding probable purine permease 5 isoform X1 has translation MEMDPSLAPDHPQLSYSILPRHEETKEDGSPEPSLSLLDQLSRFKTMACEAYTRKPASYWVLLVLSIGSMLVAFPASSLLSRLYFANGGKSKWIISWVSVAGWPLTALYLLPSYIFLKIQPTPLTFKLTLSYICFRVFKCCGYAYAYAYLPASTASLLASSSLVFSTIFGYFIVKNKIKVSTLNAIVIITAAVVLIGLDSDSDRFGNVSDSQYTLGFIWDIVGSALHGLIFADSYLRTQSWFL, from the exons ATGGAGATGGATCCCTCACTCGCACCAG ATCATCCCCAATTGTCTTACAGCATCCTACCTAGGCATG AAGAAACAAAGGAGGATGGATCACCAGAACCTTCTCTTTCGTTGCTGGACCAGCTTTCTAGATTTAAAACCATGGCATGTGAAGCATACACAAGGAAGCCAGCCTCATACTGGGTTCTACTAGTTCTAAGCATTGGATCAATGCTTGTTGCTTTTCCAGCATCGAGTCTCCTATCTCGTCTCTATTTTGCTAATGGTGGAAAAAGCAAATGGATAATTTCATGGGTTTCAGTTGCTGGGTGGCCTCTAACCGCTCTATACTTGCTTCCAtcatatatttttcttaaaattCAGCCAACGCCTCTCACGTTCAAGCTCACTCTCTCTTAtatttgttttagggtttttaagtgCTGCGGATATGCATATGCTTACGCCTATCTGCCTGCATCAACTGCTTCTCTTTTAGCTTCTTCTTCCCTGGTTTTCTCTACCATTTTTGGCTATTTCATAGTTAAGAACAAAATAAAAGTATCCACGTTAAATGCCATTGTGATCATAACTGCGGCAGTTGTTCTTATCGGTTTAGATTCAGATTCAGATAGATTTGGTAACGTCAGTGACAGCCAATATACATTGGGCTTCATATGGGATATTGTGGGATCAGCTCTTCATGGACTCATATTTGCGGACTCATATTTGCGGACTCAGAGTTGGTTTTTGTGA
- the LOC113304692 gene encoding probable purine permease 5 isoform X3, with protein MEMDPSLAPEETKEDGSPEPSLSLLDQLSRFKTMACEAYTRKPASYWVLLVLSIGSMLVAFPASSLLSRLYFANGGKSKWIISWVSVAGWPLTALYLLPSYIFLKIQPTPLTFKLTLSYICFRVFKCCGYAYAYAYLPASTASLLASSSLVFSTIFGYFIVKNKIKVSTLNAIVIITAAVVLIGLDSDSDRFGNVSDSQYTLGFIWDIVGSALHGLIFADSYLRTQSWFL; from the exons ATGGAGATGGATCCCTCACTCGCACCAG AAGAAACAAAGGAGGATGGATCACCAGAACCTTCTCTTTCGTTGCTGGACCAGCTTTCTAGATTTAAAACCATGGCATGTGAAGCATACACAAGGAAGCCAGCCTCATACTGGGTTCTACTAGTTCTAAGCATTGGATCAATGCTTGTTGCTTTTCCAGCATCGAGTCTCCTATCTCGTCTCTATTTTGCTAATGGTGGAAAAAGCAAATGGATAATTTCATGGGTTTCAGTTGCTGGGTGGCCTCTAACCGCTCTATACTTGCTTCCAtcatatatttttcttaaaattCAGCCAACGCCTCTCACGTTCAAGCTCACTCTCTCTTAtatttgttttagggtttttaagtgCTGCGGATATGCATATGCTTACGCCTATCTGCCTGCATCAACTGCTTCTCTTTTAGCTTCTTCTTCCCTGGTTTTCTCTACCATTTTTGGCTATTTCATAGTTAAGAACAAAATAAAAGTATCCACGTTAAATGCCATTGTGATCATAACTGCGGCAGTTGTTCTTATCGGTTTAGATTCAGATTCAGATAGATTTGGTAACGTCAGTGACAGCCAATATACATTGGGCTTCATATGGGATATTGTGGGATCAGCTCTTCATGGACTCATATTTGCGGACTCATATTTGCGGACTCAGAGTTGGTTTTTGTGA